TAGTGAAAGCGCAGGTGAAAACATTCGTTATGAAGGAAAAACCGTGATGGTTCAGGATGCTGAATCATTTGACTGGACTCAGGTTCAGCTTGCGTTCTTCGTCGCCGGTGTTGAAGCTTCGGCGCGTTTCGCCGAAGAAGCCACCAACGCCGGTTGCCTGGTGATTGACTCAAGCGGTCTGTTTGCCATGGAGCATGATGTGCCGTTGGTGGTGCCTGATGTGAACCCATTCGTATTGGGTGAATATCGCAATCGTAACCTGGTTGCCGTTGCCGACAGCCTGACCAGCCAGTTGCTGACCGCGCTGAAACCGCTGATTGAACAAGGTGGCTTATCACGTATTCAGGTGACTAATTTACTGGCGGCTTCTGGTCGTGGGAAAAGTGCGGTCGATGCGTTGGCTGGGCAGAGCGCTCGCTTGCTAAACGGTTTGCCAATCGAAGAAGAAGATTTGTTTGGTCGCCAGTTGGCCTTCAACATGCTGCCATTAGTCCCGGACGCTGAAGGCAGCGTTCGTGCTGAACGTCGCCTGGTGAACGAAGTGCGTAAAGTGCTGCAGGATGAAGGCGTGATGATTTCTGCGAGCATGGTTCAGGCACCAGTGTTCTACGGCCACGCGCAAATGGTGAACTTCGAAGCGATGCGTCCGCTGGCTGCTGAAGAAGCGCGTGATGCGTTTGGCCAGTTTGAAGACATTGAAGTGTCTGAAGAAGGGCTGTATCCAACTCAGGTTTCTGATGCTTCGGGTAGCGCGCATCTTTCCATTGGCTGTATTCACAATGACTACGGAATGCCGGAGCAGATCCAATTCTGGTCTGTGGCTGATAACGTCCGTTTCGGTGGCGCACTGATGGCGGTGAAAACGGCTGAAAAATTAGTGCAGGAGTATATGTACTAATGTCCGACGAGTTGATCGAGACCCCGCTTCATAAGATTGCACTCGGCATTGAGTACGACGGCAGCAAATATTACGGCTGGCAGCGCCAGAACGAAGTGCGCAGCGTGCAGGAGAAGCTTGAAAAAGCGCTCTCTAAAGTGGCGGATGAGCCAATTAGTGTGTTCTGCGCCGGTCGTACCGACGCAGGTGTACATGCGACCGGCCAGGTTGTGCACTTTGAAACACGTGTTCAGCGTAAAGATGCAGCGTGGACGCTCGGGGCAAATGCGAATTTACCTGGAGACATCGCGGTGCGTTGGGTGAAAGCTGTACCGGACGATTTTCATGCCCGGTTCAGCGCCACGGCGCGTCGTTACCGTTATGTCATCTATAACGAGCGGCTGCGACCTGCAGTCATGGGGCAGGGGGTGACACATTTCTATCACCCTCTGGATGCCGACCGTATGCACCGTGCAGCACAGTGTTTGTTGGGTGAGAACGATTTTACTTCGTTCCGTGCGGTGCAGTGCCAGTCGCGTACGCCCTGGCGCTACCTGATGCACATTACCGTGACCCGCTATGGCTCGTACGTCGTGGTAGACATCAAAGCGAACGCGTTTGTGCATCATATGGTGCGCAACATTGTTGGCAGCTTGATGGAAATCGGTTGTGGTAATAAAGACGAAAACTGGATGGCAGAGTTGCTGGCGGCGAAAGATCGTAAATTGGCTGCCGCGACCGGAAAAGCAGAAGGCTTGTACTTAGTTTCTGTTGATTACCCTGAACATTTTGCATTGCCTAAACCCCCGATGGGGCCACTATTTTTGGCAGACTGACGCCAGACGAGACAGGTAAATAACGATGGAATTTATCCGCTTCATTATTGATTTTATTCTGCACATTGATGTGCATTTGGCGGAGTTGGTTGCGCAGTACGGTGTCTGGGTTTATGCCATTCTGTTTTTAATTTTGTTCTGCGAAACCGGTCTGGTTGTTACGCCGTTTTTGCCAGGCGATTCCTTGCTGTTTGTGGCGGGTGCGCTGGCTGCACTGCCAACAAACGATCTGAACGTGCATACCATGGTGATTTTAATGGTGAT
The nucleotide sequence above comes from Buttiauxella selenatireducens. Encoded proteins:
- a CDS encoding aspartate-semialdehyde dehydrogenase → MSEGWNIAVLGATGAVGAAVIELLAERQFPVGELYALARSESAGENIRYEGKTVMVQDAESFDWTQVQLAFFVAGVEASARFAEEATNAGCLVIDSSGLFAMEHDVPLVVPDVNPFVLGEYRNRNLVAVADSLTSQLLTALKPLIEQGGLSRIQVTNLLAASGRGKSAVDALAGQSARLLNGLPIEEEDLFGRQLAFNMLPLVPDAEGSVRAERRLVNEVRKVLQDEGVMISASMVQAPVFYGHAQMVNFEAMRPLAAEEARDAFGQFEDIEVSEEGLYPTQVSDASGSAHLSIGCIHNDYGMPEQIQFWSVADNVRFGGALMAVKTAEKLVQEYMY
- the truA gene encoding tRNA pseudouridine(38-40) synthase TruA, producing the protein MSDELIETPLHKIALGIEYDGSKYYGWQRQNEVRSVQEKLEKALSKVADEPISVFCAGRTDAGVHATGQVVHFETRVQRKDAAWTLGANANLPGDIAVRWVKAVPDDFHARFSATARRYRYVIYNERLRPAVMGQGVTHFYHPLDADRMHRAAQCLLGENDFTSFRAVQCQSRTPWRYLMHITVTRYGSYVVVDIKANAFVHHMVRNIVGSLMEIGCGNKDENWMAELLAAKDRKLAAATGKAEGLYLVSVDYPEHFALPKPPMGPLFLAD